The Juglans regia cultivar Chandler chromosome 1, Walnut 2.0, whole genome shotgun sequence nucleotide sequence CCAGTCAGACTTGAGAAAGAACAAATTAAAGTCTGTATTTGCGTAAAATTGGTTGCTGTCCGAAGTCTTGTCACAATTTCACATAAGTTTCCtggcctttttctttttgaatcaTGATCACAACAATGGCAGAAGGAGaaacagaaagagaaaaaggtACGGGATGCAGATGAAAGAAAGCGAACCTATGGCTTGGAAGATCGCCAAACTATATATAGACAAAAGACGtccaatatatatacactatttACAGTCTATACAAAAGTACTACGTACCTACACTTCCCTCTTCTCTCAGCGTTCCCCAGAcctttgtttatttcattaattcttgtttaaaaggaaaagaaaaagaaaaaagatcaaGATTGTAAGAGGCAAGCAGTCGCTACAAAACGCGTGCGAACATCTCCTGAACCTCCATTTCAGCCCTGAATTTCGCAATGAATTCCTCTGCTCTTTCATCTACGCCGCGCAGCAGAGGCGAGGCCAACACCAGTGACTCCCACATATCATCTCCCGATATAGCTTTCTCGGGCAATCTGCCAccttgctgctgctgctgctgcattaCTACAGCTGGCTGATCAAGGTGCTTCATGTTCTTTGCGCTAGGCTGACAACTTGTTTGCAGTGGCTGGACATGTTCCACCAGCTGATCAGCCCCGGGCTGATCTTTGAAGAGTTTATCGACATACACAAGCTGTGCAGTACTTCTCTTCTCGAAGACGCGTACTTGTCGATGGTAGCGAAGATGATCAACGTGGTGTGCATGGACAAGCCGTACATTTTTACGTTGGAAGCGTTGCTCAGAAAGGAGGGAAGGCCAAACGCCAAAGCCGGGCACGGCGGTTGTTTTCTTGAGCCTGTTTTGGGGTTTCTTGATGACTTTAGACCGCTGGAGCTTGTGCAGTTTGCTTTGGAGTTTAGAGGTGAAGCTTTTCCATATCTTTGTAGCAGGGGGAAGCTTCACACTCAGACAAGACATGCCAGAAGTGTGCTAGCTTGTGATGATCGATCCgagagagtgaaaaggaaaaatgcaGGCAAATTTGAAGCCAGGGTGTGATAATTTGATGATTAATTTATAGTGTCCATGCGGTGGCTTAGTTCTTACGcgaagtataatatatatatatatatatatatataaatatttggcAAAAAGTAGTAGTAGTGGTGCGTGTGTGAAAAGCAACCAATTAACCTCTGCAAGATCACTTTATGTTATATACGGATTTTGCTTAGTTATTAAGCTTGTTATTTGATGCGCGCAGGAATATATAATTAGTGGGTTAGTACGTCGTAATTCATGATctgaccatgcatgcataaatatTAGTGCGCCTAATCCTTATGATCTCTTCctacaattattaatattccaTGCTAGCTATAAGGCTGCATACATATACATTAATATCATAGCTAGGAAACTTGATTGATCAGTGAGCTGGAATATTTTCAACGTACACATGATGCCCGCCCGACAAAAGTAGCtagattgcatgcatgcatgctagcgcTCGTACTGTCGATCCTGATGATCTAtacaattttgaaataaaatacatatatatatatatatagaacctttccaggctagctagctaggccttTATATATCCATATTGTTGTGAGGCATCTttttatggaatatatatatctatatatatatatatatgctgcaaattgaatcttttttttttttttaatcttttcttttagTTGTTTGACCTCCCAacttgctgctgctgctgctgctgctgctgctgcatgcACATATATACAAAATGGTGACAGTAACGATCTAGAGTATctctcatatataaatattagtgacAGCAACGAGAATTCATGCAAAGATATTTCTCTGGGGTTGCGTACGATCTATCAGGTGATCAAAGTAGACAACGATGGATATTATAGAATATTGGTGGGCTATTCCTCCTGGCAGTGGCAGgcactattatttatatataactaacGAAAATTAATGTG carries:
- the LOC108995943 gene encoding uncharacterized protein LOC108995943; translated protein: MSCLSVKLPPATKIWKSFTSKLQSKLHKLQRSKVIKKPQNRLKKTTAVPGFGVWPSLLSEQRFQRKNVRLVHAHHVDHLRYHRQVRVFEKRSTAQLVYVDKLFKDQPGADQLVEHVQPLQTSCQPSAKNMKHLDQPAVVMQQQQQQGGRLPEKAISGDDMWESLVLASPLLRGVDERAEEFIAKFRAEMEVQEMFARVL